The following coding sequences are from one Humulus lupulus chromosome X, drHumLupu1.1, whole genome shotgun sequence window:
- the LOC133804575 gene encoding uncharacterized protein LOC133804575: MDSYVVDNAAGPHGSTLISDVMSRIGQSYGNFEAPQWQCLTGTRDRTVLYEKSIEHTAAALAFTAQLNYELNNEVHSSRTLAQEERDLHLKANDDLKAVNTKLEAVVKEREEMAKELEKLKNELEEQKKDNIQLRETNKKLEEDKAVTLDLMEDIKTRLTAEFKEKKETAVDSAMYRMWAYNEELDTSFLGPLEASFLERWNARLEKEEADQLEKDKATPSTVSEGAQEDSHAIRPEGSGATDAEKAKETPLL; this comes from the exons atggattcgtatgtggtggataatgctgccggtcctcacgggtctacgctgatctcggatgtaatgtcccggattggccagagctacggcaattttgaggctcctcagtggcagtgtctaactggcactcgggaccgcactgtcctgtacgagaagagtatcgagcacactgccgcg gctcttgctttcactgcccagcttaattacgagctgaacaacgaggtccattcgagcaggaccctcgcccaagaggagagggacctccaccttaaagCGAATGACGACCTGAAGGCAgtgaatactaagctcgaggcagtggttaaggagcgtgaggaaatggccaaggagctcgaaaagctgaaaaacgaactcgaggagcaGAAGAAAgacaacatccagcttcgggagaccaataagaagctcgaggaagacaaggccgtcaccctcgacctcatggaggatatcaaaacccgccttactgccgagttcaaagaaaagaaggaaacggcggtcgattcagccatgtaccggatgtgggcctataacgaagaactggacaccagttttttgggtcccctcgaggcgtccttcctcgaacgatggaatgcccggctcgagaaggaagaggctgaccagctcgagaaggataaagctactccgagtaccgtttcggagggagctcaggaggatagtcatgctattcgtcctgaggggtccggtgccactgatgctgagaaggccaaggagactcctcttctttga
- the LOC133805331 gene encoding protein ALP1-like has protein sequence MKHIYSSSPDPKSEEEQEQELSHIYKLLLNPSIYKSHSMNDNGPVRKRRRKDENDIVLGASEEEEEEKAVVVDSKKKSIKGIITSLLLIDEQEKQDHDDLSRASNDDKSLLNDNHKKKTRAMFDYYSSNFQDSNSDESQRLKRKKTRATIAAATTAVAAAAVEESHKNKASAGAGSGHQRRLWVKDRSKAWWDECNRPDFPEEEFKKAFRMNKATFEMICEELNSVIAKEDTTLRNAIPVRQRVAVCLWRLATGDPLRLVSKRFGLGISTCHKLVLEVCSAIRNVLMPKYLQWPDSVGSIKEAFESVSGIPNVVGSMYTTHIPIIAPKISVAAYFNKRHTERNQKTSYSITVQGVVDPRGVFTDVCIGWPGSMPDDQVLEKSALYQRANGGVLKGVWIVGGSGYPLMDWVLVPYTQQNLTWTQHAFNEKIGEVQKVAKEAFARLKGRWSCLQKRTEVKLQDLPVVLGACCVLHNICELSNEEMEPEHRFELVDDEMVPEVAMRSESSRKARDSIAHNLLHHGLAGTSFL, from the coding sequence ATGAAACACATATACTCTTCTTCCCCAGACCCAAAATCagaagaagaacaagaacaagaattGTCCCACATCTACAAGCTACTACTCAATCCCTCCATTTATAAATCCCATTCGATGAACGACAATGGCCCGGTCAGGAAACGACGGAGAAAAGACGAAAACGACATCGTATTGGGCGCTTCCgaggaagaagaggaggagaaagCCGTAGTGGTCGATTCGAAGAAGAAGAGCATAAAAGGTATAATCACTTCTCTTCTTTTAATAGACGAACAGGAAAAGCAAGACCACGACGACCTCAGCCGAGCCTCAAACGACGATAAATCGTTACTAAACGACAATCACAAGAAGAAGACCAGAGCCATGTTCGATTACTACTCTTCCAATTTCCAGGATTCGAATTCCGACGAGTCCCAACGCCTCAAACGCAAGAAAACTAGGGCAACGATCGCCGCCGCAACAACCGCCGTAGCCGCGGCCGCGGTGGAGGAATCACACAAGAATAAGGCCAGTGCCGGCGCCGGCTCCGGCCACCAGAGGCGGTTGTGGGTCAAAGACCGGTCCAAGGCGTGGTGGGACGAGTGTAACCGACCCGATTTTCCAGAAGAGGAATTCAAAAAAGCTTTTCGAATGAACAAAGCCACTTTCGAAATGATTTGCGAGGAGCTCAACTCGGTCATAGCCAAGGAAGACACCACTCTCCGAAACGCCATACCCGTACGGCAACGGGTCGCGGTTTGTCTGTGGAGATTGGCCACGGGCGACCCGCTCCGACTCGTTTCAAAACGGTTCGGGTTGGGAATATCCACGTGTCACAAGCTGGTGTTGGAAGTCTGCTCCGCTATTAGAAATGTTCTCATGCCGAAATACTTACAGTGGCCGGACTCGGTCGGGTCGATCAAGGAGGCATTCGAATCGGTTTCGGGTATACCCAACGTAGTCGGGTCGATGTACACGACCCATATACCGATCATAGCTCCGAAGATAAGCGTGGCCGCTTATTTCAACAAACGACACACCGAGAGGAACCAAAAGACGTCGTATTCGATAACGGTTCAAGGGGTTGTCGACCCGAGAGGGGTTTTCACCGACGTCTGTATCGGGTGGCCCGGGTCAATGCCGGACGATCAAGTATTGGAAAAGTCAGCTCTTTATCAGAGAGCCAATGGAGGTGTCTTGAAAGGGGTTTGGATCGTTGGCGGGTCGGGTTACCCGTTGATGGATTGGGTTTTGGTTCCTTACACACAGCAAAATCTCACTTGGACACAACATGCTTTTAATGAGAAGATTGGTGAGGTTCAAAAGGTGGCTAAAGAGGCCTTTGCTAGGCTCAAAGGGAGGTGGTCTTGCTTGCAGAAGAGAACTGAGGTTAAGCTTCAAGACTTGCCTGTGGTGCTTGGGGCTTGTTGTGTTTTGCATAACATTTGTGAATTAAGCAATGAGGAGATGGAACCCGAACACCGGTTCGAGCTCGTCGACGACGAGATGGTACCGGAGGTTGCTATGAGGTCGGAGAGTTCTAGGAAGGCTAGAGATTCCATTGCTCATAATCTCTTGCACCATGGTCTTGCTGGCACTTCTTTTCTTTAG